Genomic DNA from Desulfobacterales bacterium:
CCCCAGAAAATCGCCACCAGAAAAGTCAGTCTGAGACCCGGCGTAATGTAATTGCGCAACTCCGAAGTCAATCCCATGACACCGTCCAAAACCGGGATTCGCAGCGGGGTGTAAAATAACCCGAAGATGATCCCGACAAAGGCCAGCTGCAGCCAGGCCGTAAACTTCAGCAGCGCAACCAGGTCCTCCCGGCAGTGCAGCAGCGTCTGCGCCGTCTGGACCAGACTTTTCAGGGGGGCTAAAATAGCCCTTACAATCGCATAGGTCACCCCGAAGCCGGCGATGGCGAGGTCCGGGTTTACAAGCCGGCCCAGGAACATGTTTATGATAAACGCCACACCGTTTTCCGTGATCTGGGCAATCATCAACGGCCAGGAAAAACGCCACATATCCCGATACGGCACCAGCGCCCCGTTGTCCCGGGGAAGTTTCGAAAAAAAGGGGTAGGTTACGACGGCCATGAACACCGCTTCTGATGCCATGCAGGATACCAGGGCCGCACTCCCAATGGCTGCGCCTTTCAACCAGAACGGATATATGAACAGAAAAACGAACAGCGCCAGGAGCCTTACAACGGTGGCATAAGTAATGAGAATGGTCCGTTTTTGGATGAATGCCAGGGAAAAGGCGATATTTCTCACCAGGATCGGGTAGATCCAGAGCGTCAGGATCCCGGAGGCAGCTTTGGCTTCTGAAATGACTTCAGCGCTGGCTCCGATCCAGTCGCCAAAAACGATGTCCCCCAGGCGCGTCAGGGCGACGGTCTGGAGCAGTCCAAAGGGAAAAAACACGATCACAGCGTAAAATTTGACCAGGCGCCAGAATGAACGGCGATCCGAAATAAAGGAGATCCCGGCCTGAATGGCGCTCTGGTTTACGCAACTGATCATGTTGTTGAGGGTAAAGGCAAGGCTGAACCCGGCAAGTACCAGCAACGGATCGGTCAGACGGGCAAGAAAGGCCTGGATGACCGAGTGCGAGATCTGGTGCAATTCCATCATGAGGATCAGCGGCAGAAAAAAGATGGCGACGGTTTTAACGGTAAGTTGTTCACGCATGAAATTTCCGATCCCTTTCGATCTCAAATAATGAGCAAGTCCACAGATGGTCTAAACAGCGCATGATTGTTTGGATTTCGCAAACATAAGCCATCACTGCCTGAATGTCCAGGACATTCGGGCCACGGGATCGGGACACGCCGGGCGGCAAAAAGAAGGGAAAAATCTGGGTGAAGCGCGCCGGGGGAAATAACGACGGCGGGATTTTTTTTGATTTAAGTCAATGTATTTTAAATGTAATCGGGGTATGCTTACGCAATTATTGCAAAAGCCGAGAAAGCCTTATGTTTTTGTTGAAATGCAAAAAAGGTGTTCATCCGGTAGGCCGGAAGGAAAAAAAGTAATATCGCAGCCCTTGCCCGGATCAGAAAAGCCTCTTAAACCGCTTATAGAGCAGCCGCAAAACGGTCATAAAAAAATGGGAACCGGAAGTATACGCAATTGGGTGCAGCTGCTGATTTTTGTTTTAACCGTCGCCATCGGCATCCAGTTTTCCATATACGTTTTCCAGGCATTCCATAATGACGCAATCATTGTGGCGCGGCCGCCGGGTGTCGAGGGGTTTCTCCCCATCGGCGCTCTGATGGGTTGGAAACTGTTTGCCGCGACCGGCGCCTGGGATCCGGTTCACCCGGCCGCTATGGTCATTCTGGGGTTTGCCGGCCTGGTTTCCCTGATGCTGCGAAAATCGTTCTGTGGCTGGTTTTGCCCTGTGGGCTCGTTATCCGAATGGTTATGGAAGCTCGGCGGAAAAGTTTTCGGAAAAAACTTCCAGTTGCCCCCTTGGCTCGATTATCCTCTCAGAAGCGTTAAATATCTCCTTCTGGGATTTTTCGTCTGGATCATATTTTCCATGGACTCAAATGACATCCACGCATTTCTCCAGGGGCCCTATTACAAAGTGTCCGACGTAAAGATGCTTTTCTTTTTTACAAGGATGTCGGCCCTGTCGGGAGCCGTGCTTTTATTTCTGACGCTGGCCTCGCTGCCTGTGAAAAACTTCTGGTGCCGGTACCTGTGCCCGTACGGCGCCTTAAT
This window encodes:
- a CDS encoding 4Fe-4S binding protein is translated as MQLLIFVLTVAIGIQFSIYVFQAFHNDAIIVARPPGVEGFLPIGALMGWKLFAATGAWDPVHPAAMVILGFAGLVSLMLRKSFCGWFCPVGSLSEWLWKLGGKVFGKNFQLPPWLDYPLRSVKYLLLGFFVWIIFSMDSNDIHAFLQGPYYKVSDVKMLFFFTRMSALSGAVLLFLTLASLPVKNFWCRYLCPYGALMGLLALAGPTRIQRDPEKCIGCGRCTRICPSYLPVDRKLRVHSPECIGCMDCTDVCPAKNTLQLKTAGFGRKAWSTITLGAVIIFLFAGLVYTARITGHWQTRISEAEFRMILQKIDSPELTHP